Proteins from a genomic interval of Clostridium sp. 'deep sea':
- a CDS encoding YebC/PmpR family DNA-binding transcriptional regulator, with the protein MAGHSKWANRKHRKARQDSKRAKIFTKISKEIFIATRSGGSDSETNVRLRMALDLARQNNMPKDNIKRAVDKGLGNDDGTIYEEFTYEGYGPGGVAVLVEIATDNRNRTAADVRYYFSKYGGSLGQNGCVAWMFNRKGVIRIDREKQPLEEDYLLEQVLEAGGDDLITADDEFIIYTSPEDYVSVVDKLANNNIVGDESGVEFVPENFTELAEQHIENFETLIDLLEDHDDVQKVYFNAEF; encoded by the coding sequence ATGGCAGGTCATTCAAAGTGGGCAAATAGAAAACATAGAAAAGCAAGGCAAGATTCTAAAAGAGCAAAAATCTTTACAAAAATCAGTAAAGAGATATTTATTGCAACTAGGTCGGGTGGTTCTGATTCAGAAACTAATGTACGATTACGTATGGCTTTAGATTTGGCCAGACAAAATAATATGCCTAAAGACAATATTAAAAGGGCTGTTGATAAAGGTTTAGGAAACGATGATGGTACAATTTATGAAGAATTCACCTACGAAGGTTATGGACCTGGTGGAGTAGCAGTTTTAGTGGAAATAGCAACAGATAATCGTAATAGAACAGCCGCTGATGTTCGTTATTACTTTAGTAAGTATGGTGGAAGTTTAGGACAAAATGGTTGTGTTGCTTGGATGTTTAATCGCAAAGGTGTAATTAGAATAGACCGTGAAAAACAGCCATTAGAAGAAGATTACTTACTAGAGCAAGTTTTAGAGGCTGGTGGAGATGATTTAATTACTGCTGATGATGAATTTATAATATATACATCACCAGAAGACTATGTGAGTGTTGTTGATAAGCTTGCTAATAATAATATAGTAGGGGATGAATCTGGAGTTGAATTTGTGCCAGAGAATTTTACCGAATTAGCCGAACAGCATATAGAAAACTTTGAGACTTTAATTGATTTGCTTGAAGACCATGATGATGTCCAAAAAGTGTATTTTAATGCAGAATTTTAA